From Rahnella aceris, a single genomic window includes:
- a CDS encoding porin: MKFKLNKVTQVATAGLLFGLASFAAHAEITLIKQDPQPNDPLSRLNFQVGGSIRPQFQFQNGVKNYKTNGFDGGTRFRFSADYYLFDDISWINYYELGVNIPALTGWDNHHADGAHNTSRRMLYTGLKSKTYGQLTFGQQNSVYYDVVGAKTDIWDYDMLAQAPGNGVNGDYDGSYRSRKMLKYKNTFGDADVYASYLFEDNELLTGKNGLRYKRNGGGSVGVDYHITKDLTWGTAYNYTDAEMRNPGDNTSKDYNQSIVGTALSWKPGNWTASFGGGYYHDFLTTGVKTEDRFFAGDAYGLEYFLGYAFPINQLAVKTIQPYFMGDRLTYVTGRNYQRIDNGLGVSFQLDYGFRVDYEHVFTSSTDNLGDMNLIRLRYDF; this comes from the coding sequence ATGAAATTCAAACTGAACAAAGTCACACAAGTGGCGACTGCAGGTCTTTTATTTGGTTTAGCTTCTTTTGCTGCACACGCAGAAATCACTCTGATTAAACAAGACCCACAGCCGAACGATCCGCTGAGCCGCCTGAACTTCCAGGTTGGCGGCAGTATTCGTCCGCAGTTCCAGTTCCAGAACGGGGTGAAAAACTACAAGACCAATGGTTTTGATGGCGGTACACGTTTCCGTTTTTCTGCTGATTATTATCTGTTTGATGACATCAGCTGGATTAACTACTACGAGCTGGGTGTGAATATTCCTGCCCTGACTGGCTGGGATAATCACCACGCAGATGGCGCGCATAACACCAGCCGTCGCATGCTCTACACCGGTCTGAAAAGCAAAACTTACGGCCAGTTGACCTTCGGTCAGCAAAACAGCGTTTATTACGATGTGGTCGGTGCGAAAACCGATATCTGGGATTACGACATGCTCGCCCAGGCACCGGGTAATGGTGTGAACGGCGATTACGATGGTTCTTACCGTTCCCGTAAGATGCTGAAATACAAAAACACCTTCGGCGATGCAGATGTGTATGCCTCTTACCTGTTCGAAGACAATGAGTTGCTCACCGGCAAAAACGGGCTGCGTTACAAACGTAACGGCGGCGGTTCTGTCGGTGTGGATTACCACATCACCAAAGATCTGACCTGGGGTACGGCGTACAACTACACCGACGCAGAAATGAGAAACCCGGGCGACAACACCTCTAAAGATTACAACCAGAGCATTGTTGGTACTGCGCTGAGCTGGAAACCCGGCAACTGGACAGCGTCCTTCGGTGGCGGTTACTACCATGACTTCCTGACGACTGGTGTGAAAACTGAAGATCGCTTCTTCGCGGGCGATGCTTATGGTCTGGAATACTTCCTGGGGTATGCTTTCCCAATCAATCAGCTGGCGGTCAAAACCATTCAGCCGTACTTCATGGGTGACCGTCTGACCTATGTAACCGGCCGTAATTACCAGCGTATTGATAACGGGTTGGGTGTGTCCTTCCAGCTCGATTACGGCTTCCGTGTTGATTACGAGCACGTGTTCACGTCCTCTACCGATAATCTCGGTGATATGAATCTGATCCGTCTGCGTTACGATTTCTAA